One genomic region from Muriicola soli encodes:
- a CDS encoding MotA/TolQ/ExbB proton channel family protein: MIIFQDLANEVQAGEVISEEKTLSVIDLILNGGTGSIVIISVLFAMLAVALYIYFERLLAIKAASTIDKNFMNQIRDHVMNGKLEAAKILCAQTDSPVARLTEKGISRIGKPLDDINAAIENAGTLEVYKLEKNVNVLATVAGAAPMIGFLGTVIGMILAFHQMASSGGQAEMGALASGIYTAMTTTVAGLVVGIIAYMGYNHLVNRTDKVIHKMEANAVDFLDLLNEPV, from the coding sequence ATGATTATATTTCAAGATCTGGCAAATGAAGTCCAGGCAGGGGAGGTAATATCTGAAGAAAAGACACTTTCCGTAATCGATTTGATTTTAAATGGCGGTACAGGGAGTATTGTTATTATCTCTGTGTTGTTCGCCATGCTGGCGGTAGCCCTGTACATTTATTTCGAAAGGCTCTTAGCAATAAAGGCAGCATCTACTATCGATAAGAACTTTATGAATCAGATCAGAGATCATGTGATGAATGGGAAACTTGAAGCCGCAAAGATCCTTTGTGCCCAAACCGATTCTCCAGTAGCCCGCTTAACGGAAAAAGGCATATCGCGCATAGGGAAACCTTTAGACGACATCAATGCAGCCATTGAAAATGCCGGAACTCTGGAGGTGTATAAACTAGAGAAAAACGTCAATGTTCTGGCAACAGTGGCGGGTGCGGCTCCAATGATAGGATTTCTCGGTACCGTAATCGGAATGATCCTGGCGTTTCATCAAATGGCCAGTAGTGGCGGGCAGGCCGAAATGGGAGCACTTGCATCAGGTATTTATACGGCGATGACAACAACAGTCGCTGGTTTGGTGGTAGGGATCATAGCCTATATGGGCTATAATCACCTGGTGAACCGAACGGATAAAGTGATCCATAAAATGGAAGCTAATGCCGTGGATTTCCTCGATTTGCTCAACGAACCCGTTTAA
- a CDS encoding energy transducer TonB, with protein sequence MSFLDTRHKKKSFSLTVFLLSALLLLLFYIGLTYMEPPIEKGITVNFGSMEFGSGREQPKELLRPAQNEAPEKSEPEKEAEVLEEEEEPLEETAPDKVAEEVLTQQREEAIKIEKQKEAKKKAEEAAEKKRREEERIERERLAAIEKAKQEEEAKKRKLDALMGGINNADGTAQGNEGDDQLPGDKGQADGDPYATSYYGTPGSGSGTGGYGLNGRSLVNQGKVQQECNEEGRVVVRIVVDRNGKVIDATPGVKGTTNNHPCLLAPARKTAFLHRWNLDQKAPNQQVGFVVVNFKLGE encoded by the coding sequence ATGTCGTTCCTAGATACGAGACACAAGAAAAAGTCCTTCTCACTTACTGTTTTTCTGCTAAGTGCCTTACTCCTATTGCTTTTTTACATCGGTCTTACTTATATGGAGCCGCCCATTGAAAAGGGGATAACGGTAAACTTTGGGAGTATGGAATTCGGCTCAGGAAGAGAACAGCCTAAGGAATTGCTGCGGCCGGCACAGAACGAAGCTCCGGAAAAATCAGAACCGGAAAAGGAAGCTGAGGTTTTAGAGGAGGAAGAAGAGCCTCTGGAGGAAACAGCTCCAGATAAAGTGGCAGAAGAAGTGCTCACCCAGCAAAGGGAGGAGGCCATCAAGATCGAAAAACAGAAAGAAGCCAAAAAGAAGGCCGAGGAAGCTGCTGAAAAGAAGAGAAGAGAAGAAGAGCGAATTGAAAGGGAGAGGCTAGCGGCAATCGAAAAAGCAAAACAGGAGGAGGAAGCTAAAAAAAGAAAACTGGACGCCCTTATGGGTGGCATAAATAATGCCGATGGCACTGCCCAGGGCAATGAGGGTGATGATCAATTACCGGGAGATAAAGGTCAGGCAGATGGCGATCCCTATGCTACTAGTTATTACGGTACTCCGGGATCGGGAAGTGGAACAGGAGGGTACGGCCTCAATGGAAGGTCCTTGGTCAATCAGGGGAAAGTTCAGCAGGAATGTAATGAGGAGGGAAGAGTAGTTGTAAGAATAGTCGTGGATAGGAACGGGAAAGTCATCGATGCTACGCCGGGGGTAAAGGGCACTACCAATAATCATCCTTGTTTGTTGGCTCCTGCCAGGAAAACTGCATTTCTACATCGTTGGAACCTCGATCAGAAAGCACCAAATCAACAGGTCGGTTTTGTGGTAGTCAATTTTAAACTGGGGGAATAA
- a CDS encoding ExbD/TolR family protein, with translation MKLKGRNKISPEFSMSSMTDIVFLLLIFFMLTANSPNALDLLLPKAKGKSTNTQNVSVSINKNLEYFVDNQQINGAYIEIELKKALEGKENPTIILRAEESVAIKEAVNVMDIANKNNYKVILAVRPN, from the coding sequence ATGAAATTGAAAGGTAGAAATAAGATCAGTCCGGAATTCAGTATGTCTTCCATGACAGACATTGTATTCCTGCTGCTCATCTTTTTTATGCTGACTGCCAATTCTCCCAATGCCCTGGATTTACTTTTACCCAAGGCTAAAGGGAAATCGACCAATACCCAAAACGTTTCGGTTTCCATCAACAAGAATCTGGAATATTTTGTAGACAATCAGCAGATTAACGGAGCCTATATTGAAATTGAACTAAAAAAAGCACTGGAGGGAAAAGAGAACCCCACCATTATTCTGAGGGCAGAGGAAAGTGTCGCCATTAAGGAGGCCGTCAATGTCATGGACATTGCCAACAAGAATAATTATAAGGTAATCCTGGCTGTGCGACCCAATTAA